The genomic region TGCTGAGGTGCCCTTTCCAATATTAAATACACGCGACATGAGTGATTCCGGTAACAATTTGGCTACGAAATAAAGTTGTCTTTCGATTTCCGTTACAGCTATCATTAAATCGGTTTTAAGCAGATCCTCAGGCGTGCGAACGGCTGGCATGCGAACGCGCGCGCTAAACAGCGAGGTCAAACTACCTTCATAAACGTTCACGATTACTAGGAAAAGACCACcgaaataaattagaaatacaCCTCTTGTGACACCTCTAATACCGGGCAGAGACACGGGATGTGCAagaaacaatttcaaaacaaataatatatgtagcATAAGATCGCGATTACGATTATATATGCATTGAATGGCGATGAGTAATATAAGGATTATAAGCATATGATAAGCAAGCAGTTGCCAGGTGAGAATATCGAAAGGATACAATATATACCAACTCAACGGTATGCTAGACTCGATGGGTACCATTACGCAAGCCTTTGGTTGTAATATCGGGTAACTGGGTTCCATAGCAGGATTGATTAGATCGGTGCGTAAGACTAGATTAGCTGTGAAATCAAGGTTATCTTCTGCCGACTTACTCATTGGATAATCCAAAGTTGTGTACGTGCCATTAACACGTTTCATGAAGAGGTCTAGCACATGCCTAATAAGACCACGCAATTCAGTGCGATTGTTCGTCTATGGACAAAGCAGTTTCAATGTAGAATGATGTATTATTTGAGTTATCGAAGTCTAAAGCTAAACACATAGTGAGGTGTGTGACTAAGAGGAACAAAGAACAACTTCTGGAACCAGTGGGAATGAGCTAAATACTAGAAACAAAGAAAAACGGTTGTTAGGTCTAACGGCGTTAGATCTCCGTAAAAACCGCCCTTGGCCGGATAACCGGCTGCTATGAGAATCGCAAGGAACAAGCAaggagctcgagttgccgcagAAACGAGAGTGTTTTGTGGAAATCGCAAGGAACAAGCAAGTAGCTCGAGTTGCCGcaagaaacgagagtgacctttgcgcagcttcgttctggatactgtagcaacTTAAACTCCTAcatatccagaatagaccctgacatatcaaacatatgtccaGCGTACAATGAGTGCCCGCATGACACTAACCATTTCTTTGCATGTTCTGCTAACCCTACACAGCTGACACCCTTCTCCCGTTGGTCCGAACCCCTtggaaacagcacgtttcctggaccAACTGTTGGATGACGTTGATAACAACTTATGTAATTCTAACCATCTCAAAGGGGGTTAGGtccccgttacaacaacaacaccaacgttAGATACACTTGGGCTCAATAACTCTTTGAGCAAGTCTTCAGTATCTTTTTCCTGCAATATACTTTGCGCCTGAAGGTATTCGATAAATGAAGGATTTATCAAAACTATGCTTAGACGCTTGATAATATGTACCTTTCGATCGTCCGTTTGGTAGCGCTGAGTTTTGCTAAACTAGAATGAACGTACGGAAATTATGAAACTGTAAGATCAGACatcgtatggatgaaaacactccagcttcgaaagtattcgacgcagtacccgcctgagcgagcagaagaagaggaaaatctctactccgttggagagatcaagtGGAGAATTGCAAACTCCCTGATTCGTGCTGAGTTACCTCGAGCTCCGTTCTTCGCTCCAACCACTACCTAGTTCAGCTTCCTCATCATGTGTTTAGCTTAAGGGTCTTTTGAACGTACTTACCACTTGTTTGTAAAGTATCGGTGGATCGTTGAAATAACTCAAATGAAACTTATAACCGTAGACATTCCTTTCTTTTTGCCAAGCAAAACCGCTGAAGTTTCTCGGATCCACAGCGATTATCTGCATTTTAGGGTAAGCTATAGTCGTGCGTACCGCCATTGTGTTATTCACAGGAAACATTACAATCGTATTGAGCATATTTAATTGTCTAAAA from Bactrocera tryoni isolate S06 chromosome 3, CSIRO_BtryS06_freeze2, whole genome shotgun sequence harbors:
- the LOC120770768 gene encoding uncharacterized protein LOC120770768, coding for MQHCKFLICLTSLVTNYSLVIDFVAYRSTVKPLDSIIIFKTNKFASDGVIQELHQRLHLPQVIVKNVATPNVQEIMNKKSIALIFMEKLDKSRTWSLVAESLHRHYFIPMVFLSQTVPRLDVQLRFFHHFRQLNMLNTIVMFPVNNTMAVRTTIAYPKMQIIAVDPRNFSGFAWQKERNVYGYKFHLSYFNDPPILYKQVTNNRTELRGLIRHVLDLFMKRVNGTYTTLDYPMSKSAEDNLDFTANLVLRTDLINPAMEPSYPILQPKACVMVPIESSIPLSWYILYPFDILTWQLLAYHMLIILILLIAIQCIYNRNRDLMLHILFVLKLFLAHPVSLPGIRGVTRGVFLIYFGGLFLVIVNVYEGSLTSLFSARVRMPAVRTPEDLLKTDLMIAVTEIERQLYFVAKLLPESLMSRVFNIGKGTSAIENMNGNISFAYVITSDKWLWYEKRQKHLQLPVFRITSGNLCTPNIPQYFALKKHLPFKRMLQMVMMELQESGLVNYWLANVKPAAKFQLSDETVMTQLPLSLAHFTLGFYILFVGWLLAVVAFVGEYIIWRRQEIYGSRIILRLRKAWRRKQRDLMTRTKRMMERMEI